Sequence from the Acaryochloris thomasi RCC1774 genome:
CGCTTTGAGAAAACGAGCTTCTAGATCACAGAACTCCGACTCAGGATAAACGTTAACCTCAAGTACACCAGGTCCCTTCTCTGACGAAAGCTCAAAATAATAGGACTTTAGATCTGGTAGTTCATCAGATATCTGTTGAAGGAGTTGCTGCTCGTCACCCGACATATAAGGTCTCTCTCCAGAACAACTCCCTACATGTTGCCATCATCTTGGGCAAGCTCAAACTCATCATCCACCTGATCGGGAGAAACAGCCGTAATCTCCTCGAACCGTTTGAAGTCCTTCACATTGAAGGTCAGGATATGGGTAATGCCATGAACCAGCATCGCTGCAACCAGCCTAGTGTCGTGAACCTTTGCCCCCTTGACGTTATACCTTGTCACTAGAGAGCGCCAGTGAGAGTATATTGCGGGTGTATCACCTTTAA
This genomic interval carries:
- a CDS encoding type II toxin-antitoxin system VapC family toxin, with translation MFLVDTNVLLRKQQPDHPQYKQAAAALRSLHLAKQELVIVPQIMAEFWNVCTRPLENNGLGLSISQAEIKLEEIEAAFILKGDTPAIYSHWRSLVTRYNVKGAKVHDTRLVAAMLVHGITHILTFNVKDFKRFEEITAVSPDQVDDEFELAQDDGNM